In a genomic window of Amphiprion ocellaris isolate individual 3 ecotype Okinawa chromosome 11, ASM2253959v1, whole genome shotgun sequence:
- the LOC111580965 gene encoding FAST kinase domain-containing protein 3, mitochondrial-like isoform X1 encodes MQPDCSTRFDHRVAAHRSTCHLTQLCYQTLEGSSVICCSLTTSYCLSEGRTIFDTAMKSIVCISSSVRAVCQHASACFLLHRSLNLCSSVGRCPHVASTSTAIVAQPPCVTGVRRFQTTRNTAVQMVTATSLPTPVPIPGRTEDEVTVHQSGRRATPKTAARAAPHLSPYTPYAKPRSSGAALVNIQSLFEEDVIRELCSRLADFPSNDRAEGLATLLGACVEFGLEAHSPPVLRLMNECLELLSNRDIGVPQLCHLGKVACALEGRQSPMVAAVLDSIGAAVEKDAVSPSEAATVYSLLTLFYEPASQQQALILSALHTHTQRLVHRLRASQVSDILQSLLKLQQRQAITLVLRLSHRASRVFKDFSDDEIIKVLSALMILGQHDEELLAAMEKHLPERLGKCDPEVISTVMEYCLQMGCRSETVFEAVAENFVCDAEKHTTPQIAKQIVAMGRLNYLPQCSSQMFKKLESILSTRFSQFQPRSLIDVLHACIHLERFPLNYMSKVFSPYFLQRLQAHGEPFNKNALGQLTQLHLSTVLECTRYWGPRLPFYLHVKKFSSADQAFETPMEYLLYKQVKGPLAQLLGGRFYSTRIFTQNGYTIDVEICLDENGFVLPLSQWDHTYKRIALCLDGQNRFCSNTKYLLGKEVTKRRHLDRMGYEVVQIPYFEFEKLRTQGEKIQYLHNKIFPTISKFSY; translated from the exons ATGCAGCCAGACTGCAGTACTCGGTTTGACCACAGAGTGGCAGCACACAGAAGCACATGTCATCTTACACAACTTTGTTACCAAACCCTCGAGGGGAGTTCTGTAATATGCTGCAGTCTTACAACGTCCTACTGTCTCAGTGAAG GAAGGACCATCTTTGACACAGCAATGAAGTCCATCGTTTGTATCTCATCGTCTGTCAGGGCGGTGTGCCAGCACGCCTCAGcctgttttctccttcatcGCAGCCTAAATCTCTGCAGTTCAGTGGGCAGATGTCCACATGTAGCTTCTACCAGCACAGCCATAGTAGCGCAGCCACCGTGCGTAACAGGCGTCCGTCGTTTCCAAACAACACGTAACACAGCGGTGCAGATGGTGACTGCAACTTCTCTCCCCACTCCTGTGCCCATACCTGGGAGAACAGAGGATGAAGTGACCGTACACCAGAGTGGAAGACGGGCGACACCTAAAACAGCAGCCAGAGCAGCCCCACACCTCTCTCCATACACTCCATATGCCAAACCACGGAGCAGTGGAGCTGCACTAGTCAACATCCAGTCTCTGTTTGAAGAGGATGTTATCAGGGAGCTGTGCTCCAGGCTGGCAGACTTTCCCAGCAATGACAGAGCAGAGGGACTGGCCACTTTACTCGGAGCATGTGTGGAGTTTGGCTTGGAGGCCCACAGCCCTCCTGTCCTCAGACTGATGAATGAGTGTCTGGAGCTCCTCTCCAACAGGGACATCGGGGTGCCACAACTCTGCCACCTGGGTAAGGTGGCATGTGCCCTGGAAGGCCGCCAGTCACCCATGGTCGCAGCGGTCTTGGACTCTATAGGTGCTGCTGTAGAAAAGGATGCTGTCTCTCCCAGCGAGGCTGCCACAGTCTACTCCCTGCTGACTCTGTTTTATGAGCCTGCCAGCCAGCAGCAGGCACTGATACTGTCtgctttgcacacacacacacaaaggctgGTTCACCGGCTGAGAGCAAGTCAAGTCAGTGATATTCTGCAGTCCCTGCTGAAGTTACAGCAGAGGCAG GCTATTACCTTGGTATTGAGACTGAGTCACAGAGCATCACGGGTCTTTAAAGATTTCAGTGACGATGAAATTATTAAGGTGCTTTCTGCACTAATGATTCTGGGACAGCATGATGAAGAGCTCCTGGCTGCTATGGAGAAACACCTGCcag aGAGGCTGGGAAAGTGTGATCCTGAGGTGATCAGCACTGTGATGGAGTACTGTCTGCAAATGGGGTGCCGCTCCGAGACCGTCTTTGAGGCCGTGGCTGAGAACTTCGTATGCGATGCTGAGAAGCACACCACCCCTCAGATAGCCAAACAGATTGTTGCCATGGGGAGACTCAACTACCTGCCACAG TGCTCCAGTCAGATGTTTAAAAAGCTGGAGAGCATTCTGTCAACAAGGTTTTCCCAGTTCCAGCCTCGCTCCCTGATAGATGTGCTGCACGCCTGCATCCACCTGGAACGCTTCCCGCTCAACTACATGTCCAAAGTTTTCAGCCCATACTTTCTACAGAGGCTGCAAG CACATGGAGAGCCATTCAACAAGAATGCACTGGGCCAACTGACACAGCTCCATCTCTCCACCGTGTTGGAGTGCACACGCTACTGG GGTCCCAGACTGCCCTTCTACCTCCATGTGAAGAAGTTTTCCTCTGCAGACCAGGCCTTTGAGACACCTATGGAGTATCTGTTGTACAAACAAGTCAAAGGACCACTTGCACAGCTGCTAGGGGGAAGGTTTTACTCGACCAGAATCTTTACTCAAAATGGATACACTATAG atgtggagaTATGCCTAGACGAGAACGGATTTGTTCTGCCTCTGTCTCAGTGGGACCACACTTACAAAAG AATTGCACTGTGTTTGGATGGACAAAACCGTTTCTGCAGCAATACAAAATACCTGCTGGGGAAGGAAGTCACTAAGAGGA
- the LOC111580965 gene encoding FAST kinase domain-containing protein 3, mitochondrial-like isoform X2, which yields MKSIVCISSSVRAVCQHASACFLLHRSLNLCSSVGRCPHVASTSTAIVAQPPCVTGVRRFQTTRNTAVQMVTATSLPTPVPIPGRTEDEVTVHQSGRRATPKTAARAAPHLSPYTPYAKPRSSGAALVNIQSLFEEDVIRELCSRLADFPSNDRAEGLATLLGACVEFGLEAHSPPVLRLMNECLELLSNRDIGVPQLCHLGKVACALEGRQSPMVAAVLDSIGAAVEKDAVSPSEAATVYSLLTLFYEPASQQQALILSALHTHTQRLVHRLRASQVSDILQSLLKLQQRQAITLVLRLSHRASRVFKDFSDDEIIKVLSALMILGQHDEELLAAMEKHLPERLGKCDPEVISTVMEYCLQMGCRSETVFEAVAENFVCDAEKHTTPQIAKQIVAMGRLNYLPQCSSQMFKKLESILSTRFSQFQPRSLIDVLHACIHLERFPLNYMSKVFSPYFLQRLQAHGEPFNKNALGQLTQLHLSTVLECTRYWGPRLPFYLHVKKFSSADQAFETPMEYLLYKQVKGPLAQLLGGRFYSTRIFTQNGYTIDVEICLDENGFVLPLSQWDHTYKRIALCLDGQNRFCSNTKYLLGKEVTKRRHLDRMGYEVVQIPYFEFEKLRTQGEKIQYLHNKIFPTISKFSY from the exons ATGAAGTCCATCGTTTGTATCTCATCGTCTGTCAGGGCGGTGTGCCAGCACGCCTCAGcctgttttctccttcatcGCAGCCTAAATCTCTGCAGTTCAGTGGGCAGATGTCCACATGTAGCTTCTACCAGCACAGCCATAGTAGCGCAGCCACCGTGCGTAACAGGCGTCCGTCGTTTCCAAACAACACGTAACACAGCGGTGCAGATGGTGACTGCAACTTCTCTCCCCACTCCTGTGCCCATACCTGGGAGAACAGAGGATGAAGTGACCGTACACCAGAGTGGAAGACGGGCGACACCTAAAACAGCAGCCAGAGCAGCCCCACACCTCTCTCCATACACTCCATATGCCAAACCACGGAGCAGTGGAGCTGCACTAGTCAACATCCAGTCTCTGTTTGAAGAGGATGTTATCAGGGAGCTGTGCTCCAGGCTGGCAGACTTTCCCAGCAATGACAGAGCAGAGGGACTGGCCACTTTACTCGGAGCATGTGTGGAGTTTGGCTTGGAGGCCCACAGCCCTCCTGTCCTCAGACTGATGAATGAGTGTCTGGAGCTCCTCTCCAACAGGGACATCGGGGTGCCACAACTCTGCCACCTGGGTAAGGTGGCATGTGCCCTGGAAGGCCGCCAGTCACCCATGGTCGCAGCGGTCTTGGACTCTATAGGTGCTGCTGTAGAAAAGGATGCTGTCTCTCCCAGCGAGGCTGCCACAGTCTACTCCCTGCTGACTCTGTTTTATGAGCCTGCCAGCCAGCAGCAGGCACTGATACTGTCtgctttgcacacacacacacaaaggctgGTTCACCGGCTGAGAGCAAGTCAAGTCAGTGATATTCTGCAGTCCCTGCTGAAGTTACAGCAGAGGCAG GCTATTACCTTGGTATTGAGACTGAGTCACAGAGCATCACGGGTCTTTAAAGATTTCAGTGACGATGAAATTATTAAGGTGCTTTCTGCACTAATGATTCTGGGACAGCATGATGAAGAGCTCCTGGCTGCTATGGAGAAACACCTGCcag aGAGGCTGGGAAAGTGTGATCCTGAGGTGATCAGCACTGTGATGGAGTACTGTCTGCAAATGGGGTGCCGCTCCGAGACCGTCTTTGAGGCCGTGGCTGAGAACTTCGTATGCGATGCTGAGAAGCACACCACCCCTCAGATAGCCAAACAGATTGTTGCCATGGGGAGACTCAACTACCTGCCACAG TGCTCCAGTCAGATGTTTAAAAAGCTGGAGAGCATTCTGTCAACAAGGTTTTCCCAGTTCCAGCCTCGCTCCCTGATAGATGTGCTGCACGCCTGCATCCACCTGGAACGCTTCCCGCTCAACTACATGTCCAAAGTTTTCAGCCCATACTTTCTACAGAGGCTGCAAG CACATGGAGAGCCATTCAACAAGAATGCACTGGGCCAACTGACACAGCTCCATCTCTCCACCGTGTTGGAGTGCACACGCTACTGG GGTCCCAGACTGCCCTTCTACCTCCATGTGAAGAAGTTTTCCTCTGCAGACCAGGCCTTTGAGACACCTATGGAGTATCTGTTGTACAAACAAGTCAAAGGACCACTTGCACAGCTGCTAGGGGGAAGGTTTTACTCGACCAGAATCTTTACTCAAAATGGATACACTATAG atgtggagaTATGCCTAGACGAGAACGGATTTGTTCTGCCTCTGTCTCAGTGGGACCACACTTACAAAAG AATTGCACTGTGTTTGGATGGACAAAACCGTTTCTGCAGCAATACAAAATACCTGCTGGGGAAGGAAGTCACTAAGAGGA